The following are from one region of the Shinella sp. PSBB067 genome:
- a CDS encoding LacI family DNA-binding transcriptional regulator, whose protein sequence is MRPTVHDIADKAGVSLATVDRVLNDRPGVRGVTRARVEAAIAALGYVRDVAAANLAKGRVYPLVFILPDGDNPFMRGLEAEVRRAGLHSAAERTRLSVATVPAFDAAALAKAIDAAIAGDVSGIAAVAVDAPDVTDAISRAHAAGIPLVTLVSDLAGSGRDHFVGVDNIAAGRTAGSLMGRFLGGRPGPVAVLAGSMRVRDHGERLEGFLAAMSAMPEPRAILPVLEGQDDPELSFSLIADCLAKVPDLAGIYSLGAGNRGLIAALSARGRGDLCVIVHELTGETRAALESGVVDAVLNQDAGHEVRSAIRVLRAKADGLPVNAAQERIRLDIFIKDNLPAGPDEEN, encoded by the coding sequence ATGAGACCCACGGTTCACGATATCGCCGACAAGGCGGGCGTCAGCCTCGCCACGGTCGACCGCGTCCTGAACGACCGGCCGGGCGTGCGCGGCGTCACGCGCGCCAGGGTCGAGGCGGCGATCGCCGCGCTCGGCTATGTGCGCGACGTCGCGGCGGCGAACCTTGCCAAGGGCCGCGTCTATCCGCTCGTCTTCATCCTGCCGGATGGCGACAATCCCTTCATGCGCGGGCTGGAGGCGGAGGTGCGCCGCGCCGGCCTTCATTCCGCCGCCGAGCGCACCCGCCTTTCCGTGGCGACGGTGCCGGCCTTCGACGCGGCGGCGCTGGCGAAGGCCATTGATGCCGCCATCGCCGGGGACGTTTCCGGCATCGCCGCCGTTGCCGTGGATGCGCCGGACGTCACCGACGCCATCTCCCGCGCGCATGCCGCAGGCATTCCCCTCGTCACGCTCGTTTCCGACCTTGCCGGCTCGGGTCGCGATCATTTCGTCGGCGTCGACAATATCGCCGCCGGCCGCACCGCCGGCAGCCTGATGGGCCGCTTCCTCGGCGGCCGGCCCGGCCCCGTCGCGGTGCTCGCCGGCTCCATGCGGGTGCGCGACCATGGCGAGCGCCTCGAAGGTTTTCTCGCCGCCATGTCGGCCATGCCGGAGCCCCGCGCCATCCTGCCGGTGCTGGAAGGGCAGGACGATCCGGAGCTTTCCTTCTCGCTGATCGCCGATTGCCTCGCCAAGGTGCCGGACCTTGCCGGCATCTACAGCCTCGGCGCCGGTAATCGCGGCCTCATCGCCGCGCTTTCGGCTAGGGGCAGGGGCGATCTCTGCGTGATCGTGCACGAGCTGACCGGCGAGACCCGGGCGGCGCTGGAAAGCGGCGTCGTCGATGCGGTGCTCAACCAGGATGCCGGCCACGAGGTGCGCAGCGCCATCCGCGTGCTGCGCGCCAAGGCGGACGGCCTGCCGGTCAACGCCGCGCAGGAGCGCATCCGCCTCGACATCTTCATCAAGGACAACCTCCCGGCCGGCCCGGACGAGGAAAACTAG
- a CDS encoding metallophosphoesterase: MTAAGGLGLSLALPRLAAAAGAQRAATDATFLFSCDVHACLVSADGLSPNCAAEGKTDAALLRHVGAVNAVGGLIWPAVIDGKPSGLASAGAPIAAPLGLVLGGDMTDDGGGQVKVPGEGWQLQQFASRYQQGTGPDRVHYPVYNGLGNHDLDQDGVPPHVDWYRRELRDYVELNHRSTVFYKAPVPVTNYDLDSDNYSWDWGGLHLVQLQRFGGDDTKGAISGLNWLQQDLATYAADGRPVVLFQHYGWDHFSTEHWDPAAKTFDPTGAGPAHWWSDEERAALLAALKGYNVAGIFHGHEHPTPMIYNREGYDIFKPIAAFLGGLALVRVADTFMDVALAKAGENPADLLFTHAFSKRL; the protein is encoded by the coding sequence CTGACAGCCGCGGGCGGCCTCGGCCTTTCCCTCGCCCTGCCAAGGCTTGCGGCTGCCGCCGGGGCGCAGCGCGCCGCGACGGACGCGACCTTCCTGTTTTCCTGCGACGTTCATGCCTGCCTCGTCTCGGCGGACGGCCTTAGTCCGAACTGCGCGGCCGAGGGCAAGACGGATGCCGCGCTGCTGCGGCATGTCGGGGCGGTCAACGCGGTCGGCGGGCTCATCTGGCCGGCGGTGATCGACGGCAAGCCCTCCGGCCTTGCGAGCGCCGGCGCGCCCATCGCCGCGCCGCTCGGCCTCGTGCTCGGCGGCGACATGACGGACGATGGCGGCGGGCAGGTGAAGGTGCCGGGCGAGGGGTGGCAGCTCCAGCAATTCGCCAGCCGCTACCAGCAGGGCACCGGGCCGGACCGGGTGCACTATCCCGTCTATAACGGCCTCGGCAATCACGATCTCGATCAGGACGGCGTGCCGCCGCATGTCGACTGGTATCGCCGTGAACTGCGCGATTATGTCGAGCTCAACCACCGCTCCACTGTCTTCTACAAGGCGCCGGTGCCGGTGACGAACTACGATCTCGATTCGGACAACTATTCCTGGGATTGGGGCGGGCTGCATCTCGTCCAGCTCCAGCGCTTCGGCGGAGACGATACGAAGGGGGCGATCAGCGGCCTCAACTGGCTGCAGCAGGACCTTGCAACCTATGCCGCAGACGGCCGGCCCGTCGTGCTCTTCCAGCATTACGGCTGGGACCATTTCTCCACCGAGCACTGGGACCCGGCGGCGAAGACCTTCGATCCGACCGGCGCCGGTCCCGCGCACTGGTGGAGCGACGAGGAGCGCGCCGCCCTGCTTGCCGCCCTCAAGGGCTACAATGTCGCCGGCATCTTCCATGGCCACGAGCATCCGACGCCGATGATCTACAACCGCGAGGGCTATGATATCTTCAAGCCCATCGCCGCCTTCCTGGGCGGCCTCGCGCTGGTGCGCGTCGCCGACACCTTTATGGATGTCGCCCTCGCGAAGGCCGGCGAGAACCCCGCCGATCTCCTCTTCACCCACGCCTTCAGCAAGCGTCTCTAG
- the xylB gene encoding xylulokinase, which translates to MYLGIDLGTSGVKAMLIDADQRVVGSASGREVETARLHAGWSEQDPADWIRATEEAIASLRAAHPAEFSAVRGIGLSGHMHGATLVDADDRVLRPCIMWNDTRSHREAAALDADPRFRKITGNIVFPGFTAPKLAWVKNNEPDIFAKVRRVLLPKDYLRLWLTGEHLSEMSDSAGTSWLDTGARKWSAELLAATDLEERQMPGLVEGTEPAGMLRPELSSKWGLGEGVVVAGGAGDNAASACGMGTVREGTAFVSLGTSGVLFAANASYLPNPESAVHAFCHALPDTWHQMGVILSATDALNWHSRVTGASAADLTKELGEALKAPSSVTFLPYLSGERTPHNDAAIRGAFLGLGHESGRPVLTQAVLEGVSFALRDNLEALKSAGTRLSRVTAIGGGSRSHYWLKSIATALNLPVDLPADGDFGAAFGAARLGLIAATGANPTAVLTAPATAETIEPEAALTAAYEDAYQRYRRLYPAIRAAY; encoded by the coding sequence ATGTATCTCGGGATCGACCTCGGCACGTCGGGCGTGAAAGCCATGCTGATCGATGCGGACCAGAGGGTCGTCGGCTCGGCCTCCGGCAGGGAGGTCGAGACCGCGCGCCTTCACGCCGGCTGGTCGGAGCAGGACCCGGCCGACTGGATCCGCGCGACGGAGGAAGCGATCGCCAGCCTTCGCGCTGCGCACCCCGCCGAATTCTCCGCCGTGCGCGGCATCGGCCTTTCCGGCCACATGCATGGCGCGACGCTGGTCGATGCGGACGACAGGGTGCTGCGCCCCTGCATCATGTGGAACGACACGCGCAGCCACAGGGAAGCCGCCGCGCTCGACGCCGATCCGCGCTTTCGAAAGATTACCGGCAATATCGTCTTTCCCGGCTTCACCGCGCCGAAGCTCGCCTGGGTGAAGAACAACGAGCCTGATATCTTCGCCAAGGTCCGCCGGGTGCTGCTGCCCAAGGACTATCTCCGCCTGTGGCTCACCGGCGAGCACCTCTCCGAAATGTCCGATTCCGCAGGCACGTCCTGGCTCGATACCGGCGCACGCAAATGGTCCGCCGAGCTGCTGGCCGCGACCGACCTCGAGGAGCGCCAGATGCCGGGCCTCGTGGAAGGCACCGAGCCGGCCGGTATGCTGCGGCCGGAGCTATCGTCGAAATGGGGTCTCGGCGAGGGTGTCGTCGTTGCCGGCGGGGCGGGCGACAATGCGGCCTCGGCCTGCGGCATGGGCACGGTGCGCGAGGGCACGGCCTTCGTTTCGCTGGGCACCTCCGGCGTGCTCTTCGCGGCGAACGCCAGCTACCTGCCGAACCCGGAAAGCGCCGTGCATGCCTTCTGCCACGCGCTGCCGGACACCTGGCACCAGATGGGCGTCATCCTCTCGGCGACCGACGCGCTCAACTGGCATTCGCGCGTCACCGGCGCCTCTGCCGCCGATCTCACGAAGGAACTCGGCGAGGCGCTGAAGGCCCCGTCGAGCGTCACCTTCCTGCCCTATCTCTCCGGCGAGCGCACGCCGCACAACGATGCGGCCATCCGCGGTGCCTTCCTCGGCCTCGGCCATGAGAGCGGCCGGCCGGTGCTGACGCAGGCGGTGCTGGAGGGCGTCTCCTTCGCGCTGCGCGACAATCTCGAAGCGCTGAAATCCGCCGGCACGCGGCTGTCGCGCGTCACCGCCATCGGCGGCGGTTCGCGCTCGCATTACTGGCTGAAATCCATCGCCACGGCCCTGAACCTTCCCGTCGACCTGCCGGCCGACGGCGATTTCGGTGCCGCCTTCGGCGCCGCACGCCTCGGTCTCATCGCCGCCACCGGCGCGAACCCGACGGCGGTGCTGACCGCCCCCGCCACTGCCGAAACCATCGAACCCGAGGCCGCGCTCACCGCCGCCTACGAGGATGCCTACCAGCGCTACCGCCGGCTCTATCCGGCGATCCGCGCCGCCTACTGA